One Owenweeksia hongkongensis DSM 17368 genomic region harbors:
- a CDS encoding lysophospholipid acyltransferase family protein codes for MIGYYLAVAFGWLISILPFRILYIISDFISFVMQQILKYRKEVIMGNLRKAFPEKNENELNRIRFAFYRNFADLIVESFKSLTISEKTLRKRFKLTNPELFEKLYAKDKGVLIVMGHYTNFEWTAMSMPLLVPHPSFAVYQPLNNKRFSRKVVSIREQFGLELYSMNDTYPFMLNNPVKAPLYIFMADQSPHKGKIKYYTEFLNQNTPVHLGVENLAKKCDLAVVFIDIQRVKRGYYEVTAHLLFEDVQNTEPYEVTNTHVKALEKVIKKKPEDWLWSHRRWKHARN; via the coding sequence ATGATAGGATACTATTTGGCCGTGGCATTTGGCTGGCTCATTTCCATACTCCCTTTTAGAATACTCTACATCATAAGTGATTTTATAAGCTTTGTGATGCAGCAAATACTTAAGTATCGTAAGGAGGTAATAATGGGTAACCTCCGCAAGGCATTTCCCGAAAAGAACGAAAACGAACTCAATCGTATTCGCTTTGCTTTTTATAGAAACTTTGCCGACCTGATTGTAGAGTCCTTCAAGAGTTTGACGATTTCGGAGAAAACCTTGCGTAAGAGATTTAAGCTTACTAATCCTGAACTTTTTGAGAAGCTTTACGCAAAGGATAAGGGTGTTCTAATCGTAATGGGCCATTATACCAATTTTGAATGGACGGCCATGAGTATGCCCCTTCTTGTTCCCCACCCTTCTTTTGCTGTTTATCAACCTTTAAATAATAAGCGGTTTAGCCGAAAAGTAGTTTCAATAAGAGAGCAGTTTGGCCTTGAGCTATACTCTATGAACGACACGTATCCCTTTATGCTAAATAATCCCGTGAAGGCGCCCCTGTATATTTTTATGGCAGACCAAAGTCCGCATAAAGGAAAAATCAAATACTATACTGAGTTTTTAAATCAAAATACTCCGGTACATTTGGGCGTTGAAAATCTGGCCAAAAAATGTGATTTGGCGGTGGTTTTCATTGACATACAAAGAGTAAAACGTGGATATTATGAGGTAACGGCACACCTTCTTTTTGAAGATGTGCAAAATACCGAACCATACGAAGTGACCAATACGCACGTAAAAGCCCTTGAAAAAGTAATTAAAAAGAAACCTGAGGATTGGCTATGGAGCCATCGCAGATGGAAACATGCCCGAAACTAA